CCTCATCATCCACCACAATGATCAGTTTCCCCTGCTTCAGATCTTCAACTGCAGATTCTATCGTATCAAACATGGCGGTCACCCACTTCTTCGAGCGCCCCGATATTCAAGGTGCCTCCTGAGTGGAGCAGATGGTCCACGTGCTTCATCAGCATATCCGCTTCGATATTGACCCGGTCGCCCGCGCCCTTTTGTGCAAGCGTTGTCCGTTCCTGGGTCTCCGGAACCAGGTTGAGGATGATTTCAGACGCTTCCAGATCGACGTCGAACAATGTCAGGCTGATGCCATCCACTGCGACAGATCCTTTCTTCACCATATATTTCATCAATGATGAAGGGCATGCGATATGCATGACAAGCGCACTGCCATCATCATTGACGGAAGTGATTTCACCGGTGCCGTCGACATGGCCGGAGACGATATGACCGCCGAGCCGTGTGGACAGTGTCAATGCCCGCTCGAGATTGACGGGCATTCCCGCTTCGATCTTGTCGAGGCTCGTTATACGCTTCGTTTCATTGACCATCTCGACAGTGAAGCTGTCCGCATCAATCCCGGTCACTGTCAGGCATGTTCCGTTCACACTGACCGAATCTCCAAGTTTCAGGTCATCGAATGTCCCTGTAAATATTTCAAACACCGTATGTTCTCCTGTATCCGCCGCTTTCTTCACTTCGCCGATCTGTTCGATAATTCCTGTAAACATTATGCTCAAGCCTTTCTGTAAGTTAATTTAAGGTCGGACCCGAGCTTTTCAACATCAACCATCTCAAGCTGAACCGCCGCTTCCATCGAAGCAAGCTGTTCCTTATATAGTGTGTGTCTTGATTCACCAAATATCTTCGGGGCAACGTAAGTCAATATCCGGTCGTATAGTCCTTCTTTTATGAAGGCAGTCAGGACGCGCGCGCCCCCTTCCACAAAGAGGGATGAAATGCCTTTGCCATAAAGGTCGTCCAGTATGGCTTCGGGGGACCATTCCCCCACCCTCACTTCGCATTTTCCATCATGCTTCAAGTTTGCTTCATTCGTCGTATAGATGATCGCCCGTTCCGGATGCTCAAATATCTTCATCCCATCCGGCAGTACATGACCTCCGGCCATCACCACCGGCACCGGTGATGCGCCACCGCCTTCGATCCTTGCGGTGAGCATCGGATCATCATGGAGAAGTGTGCCGCCACCGACAAGTATCGCATCGTGGACATGCCGCTCCTGATGGACATCAGCCCGTGCCGCTTCACCTGTGATCCATGTGCTTGTCCCATCATCGAGTGCAAGTTTGCCATCCAGGCTCATTGCACATTTCAGAGTCACATTCGGCCGATGCCGTTCCAGATGACTGAAGAAAGGTGCATAGAGCTGATCGATCGCTTCATCCGGCTGGTGAAATACATTCAGCCCAGCATCAGCAAGCACTTGATGGCCGCTCACCTCCGGGTTCAGATCCTTGGCCCCGTAATGGATGTTGCTGAGGCCGGCTTCCATGATTGCTTCAGTGCACGGCGGTGTCTTCCCATAATGGGAACACGGCTCCAGTGTGACATAGATGTCTGCGCCCGCCGGGTCCTCACTGCAGCTCGACAGTGCCTGCCGCTCTGCATGAGGTTTGCCGTAGCCGAGGTGTGCCCCCATGCCGATCACTTTTCCTTCTTTGACTATGACGGCGCCCACTGCAGGGTTCTTCCCCGTCTGTCCCACTGTCATGCGGGCCAGATCGAACGCCATCTTCATATATCGATTCAAGTTTTTCCCTCCTGAACATAAAAAGCGCCAATGAATAGAAATATCCATCGGCGCTGTAAAAATATATGCAGAAATAAGCATTGCTGGCAATGCTGAATAAGCACTACTGTATGAAGGTATGACAAATAGCCCCATCTCCATAATAGGCTCTGCAATTCTTTCTCCCATCCAGACTCTCACTGTCGGCTCCAGACTTC
The sequence above is drawn from the Salinicoccus roseus genome and encodes:
- a CDS encoding riboflavin synthase, whose product is MFTGIIEQIGEVKKAADTGEHTVFEIFTGTFDDLKLGDSVSVNGTCLTVTGIDADSFTVEMVNETKRITSLDKIEAGMPVNLERALTLSTRLGGHIVSGHVDGTGEITSVNDDGSALVMHIACPSSLMKYMVKKGSVAVDGISLTLFDVDLEASEIILNLVPETQERTTLAQKGAGDRVNIEADMLMKHVDHLLHSGGTLNIGALEEVGDRHV
- the ribD gene encoding bifunctional diaminohydroxyphosphoribosylaminopyrimidine deaminase/5-amino-6-(5-phosphoribosylamino)uracil reductase RibD, which translates into the protein MNRYMKMAFDLARMTVGQTGKNPAVGAVIVKEGKVIGMGAHLGYGKPHAERQALSSCSEDPAGADIYVTLEPCSHYGKTPPCTEAIMEAGLSNIHYGAKDLNPEVSGHQVLADAGLNVFHQPDEAIDQLYAPFFSHLERHRPNVTLKCAMSLDGKLALDDGTSTWITGEAARADVHQERHVHDAILVGGGTLLHDDPMLTARIEGGGASPVPVVMAGGHVLPDGMKIFEHPERAIIYTTNEANLKHDGKCEVRVGEWSPEAILDDLYGKGISSLFVEGGARVLTAFIKEGLYDRILTYVAPKIFGESRHTLYKEQLASMEAAVQLEMVDVEKLGSDLKLTYRKA